The following coding sequences are from one Solea solea chromosome 4, fSolSol10.1, whole genome shotgun sequence window:
- the LOC131458039 gene encoding tyrosinase-like, with protein MYSLIIISFTLYFVPSHQQFPRLCVTQEALRTKECCPAWEGDDSPCGVNSGRGQCEDVEVPEQPDGPQYPFSGLDDREKWPLVFYNRTCQCAGNFMGFNCADCKFGYFGADCSERRESLRRNIFHLSRSERIRLVSYLNLAKQTVSQDYVVATATYTQMENGSNPIFADVSVYDVFVWMHYYVSRSALLGPPGNVWTDVDFAHWAPAFLPWHRVYLLHWEHEIRKLTGDTSFTIPYWDWRDAQDCDVCTDELMGARSPQDPNLLSPGSVFSSWKVLCSRAEEYNERGVLCDTTQEGPVRRNPGNHNRNLAERLPTSDDVEFTLSLTDYDTGAMDRSANMSFRNTMEGFGDPQTGFGSSSRLGMHAAVHVFMNGSMSSVQGSANDPIFILHHAYVDSIYEQWLRRHRPSPSQYPDSDAPIGHNSEYHMVPFLPLHRNREYFVSSKDLGYEYSSLLNANQRLAESMRPYLEELQDVWPWMLLAALVGGIVAVGVAAATLATKRRLRGSLWPKKKTRKDLFSERQPLILTKDNVGDDYRNYQTSM; from the exons ATGTATTCACTGATTATAATTAGTTTCACGCTCTATTTCGTTCCCAGCCATCAACAGTTCCCGCGTCTGTGCGTCACGCAGGAGGCCCTGCGCACCAAGGAGTGCTGCCCGGCTTGGGAAGGGGACGACTCGCCCTGTGGAGTCAACTCAGGCCGAGGCCAGTGTGAGGATGTGGAGGTGCCGGAGCAGCCCGACGGGCCGCAGTACCCTTTCTCCGGGCTGGACGACAGAGAGAAATGGCCTCTGGTTTTCTACAACCGCACGTGCCAGTGCGCAGGGAACTTCATGGGTTTCAACTGCGCGGACTGTAAGTTTGGCTACTTTGGCGCAGACtgcagtgagaggagagagtctCTTAGGAGGAACATCTTCCACCTGTCCAGGTCAGAGAGGATCAGACTGGTTTCTTACCTGAACTTGGCCAAACAGACAGTCAGCCAGGACTATGTTGTGGCCACGGCCACGTACACACAGATGGAAAACGGCTCCAACCCGATATTCGCTGATGTGTCCgtgtatgatgtttttgtgtggatgcATTACTACGTGTCCCGCAGCGCGCTCCTGGGGCCGCCGGGAAACGTGTGGACCGACGTGGATTTTGCGCACTGGGCGCCTGCGTTTCTGCCCTGGCACCGCGTCTACCTGCTGCACTGGGAGCATGAGATCAGGAAGCTGACCGGAGACACGAGCTTCACAATACCATACTGGGACTGGAGGGACGCGCAGGACTGCGACGTGTGCACAGACGAGCTGATGGGGGCCCGGAGCCCGCAGGACCCCAATCTACTCAGTCCTGGATCAGTCTTCTCGTCCTGGAAG GTCTTGTGTTCCCGAGCAGAGGAGTACAACGAGAGAGGCGTGCTGTGTGATACTACACAAGAAGGACCAGTGCGTCGTAACCCTGGAAACCACAACCGCAATTTGGCGGAACGATTACCGACTTCGGACGACGTGGAGTTCACGCTCAGTCTGACCGACTATGACACTGGAGCCATGGACCGCAGCGCTAACATGAGCTTCAGGAACACTATGGAAG GATTCGGGGATCCTCAGACCGGCTTTGGGAGCAGTTCTCGTCTGGGCATGCACGCTGCTGTGCACGTATTCATGAATGGCTCGATGTCGTCAGTGCAGGGCTCGGCAAATGACCCCATATTCATCCTCCACCATGCTTATGTCGACAG CATTTATGAGCAGTGGCTCAGGAGGCACAGGCCGTCTCCATCCCAGTATCCGGACTCTGACGCTCCTATCGGGCACAACAGTGAATATCACATGGTGCCCTTCCTGCCCCTGCACAGAAATCGAGAATACTTTGTTTCCAGCAAGGACCTTGGATACGAATACTCCTCCCTGCTGAATGCCA ACCAGAGACTGGCAGAGTCCATGCGTCCGTacctggaggagctgcaggacgTGTGGCCCTGGATGCTGCTCGCAGCGCTTGTAGGCGGGATTGTGGCAGTGGGAGTCGCCGCTGCCACTCTAGCCACCAAACGCAGACTCCGAGGTTCGCTGTGGCCTAAAAAGAAGACTCGGAAGGACCTTTTTTCAGAAAGACAGCCACTTATCTTGACCAAAGACAATGTGGGAGACGACTACCGAAACTACCAAACATCTATGTGA